The genomic region GCAAAGAAAGCAACAGGGAGGCGCGCGAAGAAGAGCGCCAGCTCGGACGTGCCCAGCCTGTTTCGCATCAACGTCGAAGTGGGGAACCTTGAGAAGGCGGCGGACTTCTACGGCAAATTATTCGGGCTGGAAGGGCGAAAGCAGGCGGGCGCCCGGTGCTACTTCACCTGTGGTCCGGTCACGTTGCAGGTGGTGGACGTGTCGTCGGTTCGAAAGCCGCACCCGGCGGCCAAGGCGTTGTATTTCACGGTCAAGAACCTTGACGCTGTATTTGCTCGCGCCAAGGCGCTCGGCTGCCTCGCTCAAGAGGATGTC from Terriglobia bacterium harbors:
- a CDS encoding VOC family protein — translated: MATKKSAAKKATGRRAKKSASSDVPSLFRINVEVGNLEKAADFYGKLFGLEGRKQAGARCYFTCGPVTLQVVDVSSVRKPHPAAKALYFTVKNLDAVFARAKALGCLAQEDVHGVSGGNISVRPWGERSFYAEDKWHNALCFVEEGTIYPG